A single window of Doryrhamphus excisus isolate RoL2022-K1 chromosome 5, RoL_Dexc_1.0, whole genome shotgun sequence DNA harbors:
- the LOC131129340 gene encoding uncharacterized protein LOC131129340 isoform X1 encodes MDSPPSEHGAEKHDHCSSDQTRTQAVPASPEAMRNDHTYCQAFCTCRFRKKRRCRTFKDIIDKFIRESNEAALFHTGISVENFHILVDTLQPYDNGAFTMCVQAQVLMTLMMFKSNRPLAELSTFFKTSESTASQIILFWIDFLEVVLRPAVPWLPKKAIQATMPAEFKKNFPNTTCFLGYSESVLHKPRNLDSQARSPSTVKYLLAVAPCGLITFISSVYAERCDEKDMTANSGILDLLTPGDEVMTHEGLRIKDLLFERHVNLVVSSLSKDGGRPAEEKPQSSEQIAHVESHVIEAIQYLNTYKILSQGVSTTLAPQINKILRICAALTNLRVQLLN; translated from the coding sequence ACTGCTCCTCAGACCAGACCAGGACACAAGCCGTCCCTGCATCACCAGAGGCCATGCGAAATGATCACACGTATTGCCAGGCGTTCTGCACTTGCAGATTCAGGAAAAAGCGGAGATGCAGGACCTTTAAGGACATCATTGACAAGTTCATACGTGAAAGTAACGAGGCAGCTTTGTTCCACACAGGCATTTCAGTGGAAAACTTCCACATCCTGGTGGACACTCTGCAGCCGTATGACAACGGCGCCTTCACTATGTGCGTGCAAGCTCAAGTTCTCATGACATTGATGATGTTTAAGTCCAACCGTCCTTTAGCCGAACTCAGCACTTTCTTCAAAACGTCCGAGTCGACAGCTAGCCAGATCATCTTATTTTGGATCGACTTCCTTGAGGTGGTTCTGCGGCCTGCTGTTCCGTGGCTTCCCAAAAAAGCCATTCAAGCGACAATGCCTGCCGAGTTTAAGAAGAACTTTCCAAATACTACATGCTTTCTCGGCTATAGTGAAAGCGTTCTGCATAAGCCCCGAAACCTGGACAGCCAAGCACGTTCACCCAGCACGGTGAAGTACCTGCTGGCTGTGGCCCCGTGCGGTCTGATAACGTTCATCTCCTCCGTCTACGCCGAGCGATGCGACGAGAAGGACATGACGGCCAACTCAGGAATACTAGACCTCTTAACACCAGGAGACGAGGTCATGACTCACGAAGGTTTGAGGATTAAGGACTTGCTGTTCGAGAGACATGTCAACTTGGTGGTATCGTCCTTGAGCAAAGATGGCGGGCGACCAGCTGAGGAGAAGCCCCAGAGCTCCGAACAAATTGCACATGTGGAAAGTCATGTGATCGAAGCCATTCAATATTTGAACACTTACAAAATACTTTCGCAGGGAGTTTCTACCACTTTGGCACCTCAAATCAACAAAATCCTCCGAATCTGTGCAGCTCTGACCAATTTGAGGGTTCAGCTTTTAAACTAA
- the LOC131129340 gene encoding uncharacterized protein LOC131129340 isoform X2, whose product MRNDHTYCQAFCTCRFRKKRRCRTFKDIIDKFIRESNEAALFHTGISVENFHILVDTLQPYDNGAFTMCVQAQVLMTLMMFKSNRPLAELSTFFKTSESTASQIILFWIDFLEVVLRPAVPWLPKKAIQATMPAEFKKNFPNTTCFLGYSESVLHKPRNLDSQARSPSTVKYLLAVAPCGLITFISSVYAERCDEKDMTANSGILDLLTPGDEVMTHEGLRIKDLLFERHVNLVVSSLSKDGGRPAEEKPQSSEQIAHVESHVIEAIQYLNTYKILSQGVSTTLAPQINKILRICAALTNLRVQLLN is encoded by the coding sequence ATGCGAAATGATCACACGTATTGCCAGGCGTTCTGCACTTGCAGATTCAGGAAAAAGCGGAGATGCAGGACCTTTAAGGACATCATTGACAAGTTCATACGTGAAAGTAACGAGGCAGCTTTGTTCCACACAGGCATTTCAGTGGAAAACTTCCACATCCTGGTGGACACTCTGCAGCCGTATGACAACGGCGCCTTCACTATGTGCGTGCAAGCTCAAGTTCTCATGACATTGATGATGTTTAAGTCCAACCGTCCTTTAGCCGAACTCAGCACTTTCTTCAAAACGTCCGAGTCGACAGCTAGCCAGATCATCTTATTTTGGATCGACTTCCTTGAGGTGGTTCTGCGGCCTGCTGTTCCGTGGCTTCCCAAAAAAGCCATTCAAGCGACAATGCCTGCCGAGTTTAAGAAGAACTTTCCAAATACTACATGCTTTCTCGGCTATAGTGAAAGCGTTCTGCATAAGCCCCGAAACCTGGACAGCCAAGCACGTTCACCCAGCACGGTGAAGTACCTGCTGGCTGTGGCCCCGTGCGGTCTGATAACGTTCATCTCCTCCGTCTACGCCGAGCGATGCGACGAGAAGGACATGACGGCCAACTCAGGAATACTAGACCTCTTAACACCAGGAGACGAGGTCATGACTCACGAAGGTTTGAGGATTAAGGACTTGCTGTTCGAGAGACATGTCAACTTGGTGGTATCGTCCTTGAGCAAAGATGGCGGGCGACCAGCTGAGGAGAAGCCCCAGAGCTCCGAACAAATTGCACATGTGGAAAGTCATGTGATCGAAGCCATTCAATATTTGAACACTTACAAAATACTTTCGCAGGGAGTTTCTACCACTTTGGCACCTCAAATCAACAAAATCCTCCGAATCTGTGCAGCTCTGACCAATTTGAGGGTTCAGCTTTTAAACTAA